A genomic window from Caldisericaceae bacterium includes:
- the lgt gene encoding prolipoprotein diacylglyceryl transferase yields MFPVLIEIGKFQLRTYGVLVAIASIVGIFTALKYVVKKGVEEDAFLNVVIFTLIFGILGARVFWVFVSPYLSTYLKNPISILAFWEGGLSFEGMLLGGLLGLYIFARVYKIPFKTVLDSGALGVSIGYGIGKFACFFNGCCYGKPVPDWWPNFFPFSLIFTNPKSQCDLLNTPLYPAQLLNALSGLITFAILLLILRKNKNLHEGKLFVYFSLIFSPMLFLIEFIRYIPNNFLGLTPNQWFAIGFVIFGLLFDYFNRRQKLQTVQ; encoded by the coding sequence ATGTTTCCAGTACTTATAGAAATTGGAAAATTTCAGTTAAGGACTTATGGGGTATTGGTTGCAATTGCTTCTATTGTAGGTATTTTTACTGCTTTAAAGTATGTTGTTAAAAAAGGTGTTGAGGAAGACGCTTTTCTTAACGTTGTAATATTTACACTTATTTTTGGTATCTTAGGAGCAAGGGTCTTTTGGGTATTTGTTTCACCGTATCTTTCAACTTACTTAAAAAATCCTATTTCTATCTTGGCATTTTGGGAAGGTGGTCTTTCGTTTGAAGGCATGCTTTTGGGTGGTTTGTTAGGTCTTTATATTTTTGCGCGAGTTTACAAGATCCCTTTTAAAACAGTCCTTGATAGTGGAGCGTTAGGAGTATCAATAGGTTATGGCATTGGGAAGTTTGCCTGCTTTTTCAATGGATGTTGCTATGGGAAACCTGTTCCAGATTGGTGGCCTAATTTTTTTCCTTTTTCTCTTATTTTTACAAATCCTAAATCTCAGTGTGATTTGTTAAATACACCTCTTTACCCTGCTCAATTATTGAATGCCTTAAGTGGTCTTATTACCTTTGCGATTCTTTTATTAATTCTTAGGAAAAACAAAAACCTTCATGAGGGAAAACTTTTTGTTTACTTTTCTTTAATTTTCTCCCCAATGTTATTTTTAATTGAATTTATAAGATATATCCCAAATAATTTTCTTGGCTTAACACCTAATCAGTGGTTTGCTATTGGCTTTGTTATTTTTGGGTTGTTGTTTGATTATTTTAATAGGCGGCAAAAATTGCAAACGGTTCAGTAA
- a CDS encoding ATP-binding protein — protein sequence MSDREAIGFIVSGSFLEGLTFRLHKSVNVENIRIGDYVVVEGKNFDFLCLIEDIRLESTTDEVFFDPPKTTLEKSAISSFVYVEISVFPFLMFDKSSETSYSKSIKTLPAHFSTARFAKDEDFQKISKKETSFYIGTPLTSQSKMFIDLEKVAMRNTGLFGITGSGKSFLARIIFSGLIKKNISSLLIFDMHNEHGLQTKDEKGNYIESLASVCKDKVKIFDVSAENKDASNYIVVPYSDINVEDVVLIGDLLDFSEKSAETLEIVASKKVDEWFNFLLNDYSKKSEEEKKDISSSLGVDFSSLNALSRHLQKLRRLDFVHQSDETSSIESIIKNLKEGNSVVVQFSGKYRDDRLTYYFVSNILTRRIYNEFVKEEGSKKRVTIAVEEAHKFLSKQYQYNNVFGKIARELRKFNVTLFIIDQRPSEIDPEVLSQIGTRFVMELKDSKDIDAVFQGVGNEKRLSRVLSTLEQGQALVIGFAAEFPMSINVRKYDETFIKEIKATYVTKEKKAVDDIY from the coding sequence ATGAGTGATAGAGAAGCAATTGGTTTTATTGTTTCTGGCTCGTTTTTAGAAGGTCTCACTTTTCGTTTACACAAATCAGTAAATGTAGAGAACATAAGGATTGGTGATTATGTAGTAGTTGAAGGTAAGAATTTTGACTTTCTATGTCTTATAGAAGATATAAGGCTTGAAAGCACAACTGATGAAGTATTTTTTGACCCGCCAAAAACTACTTTAGAAAAAAGTGCCATTTCCTCTTTTGTATATGTTGAAATAAGTGTTTTCCCTTTTTTAATGTTTGATAAAAGTTCTGAAACTTCGTATTCTAAATCTATAAAAACACTTCCTGCCCATTTTTCAACAGCTCGGTTTGCCAAAGATGAGGATTTTCAGAAGATCTCTAAAAAAGAAACTTCTTTTTACATTGGAACACCACTTACATCACAATCAAAGATGTTCATCGATTTAGAAAAAGTTGCCATGCGTAATACAGGGCTTTTTGGTATAACAGGTTCTGGTAAATCTTTTCTTGCGCGTATAATTTTTTCAGGTCTTATAAAGAAAAATATCTCAAGTTTGCTTATCTTTGATATGCATAACGAACATGGTTTGCAAACTAAAGATGAAAAAGGAAATTATATTGAATCACTTGCAAGTGTATGCAAGGATAAGGTTAAAATTTTTGATGTTTCAGCTGAGAATAAAGATGCTTCAAACTATATTGTCGTTCCTTATTCAGATATTAATGTTGAAGATGTCGTTTTAATAGGAGATCTTCTTGATTTTTCAGAAAAATCTGCCGAGACTCTTGAAATTGTTGCTTCAAAAAAGGTAGATGAATGGTTTAATTTCTTACTCAACGATTACTCTAAAAAAAGTGAAGAAGAAAAGAAAGATATTTCTTCTTCTCTGGGTGTTGATTTCTCTTCTCTTAATGCTCTCTCAAGACACCTTCAGAAACTGCGCCGATTGGATTTTGTTCATCAATCCGATGAAACAAGTTCAATTGAAAGTATCATTAAAAATCTGAAGGAAGGTAATAGTGTTGTTGTGCAGTTTTCTGGGAAATACAGGGACGATAGGCTTACATACTATTTTGTTTCAAATATCCTCACAAGAAGGATCTACAACGAGTTTGTAAAAGAAGAAGGTAGTAAAAAGCGTGTTACTATTGCAGTGGAAGAGGCACACAAGTTTTTATCTAAGCAGTATCAATATAACAATGTCTTTGGAAAGATTGCACGTGAATTACGTAAATTTAATGTGACTCTATTTATTATTGACCAAAGGCCTAGTGAAATAGACCCAGAAGTGCTTTCACAAATTGGCACACGTTTTGTTATGGAACTTAAGGATAGTAAAGATATAGATGCGGTATTTCAGGGAGTTGGCAATGAGAAAAGGTTATCAAGGGTGCTTTCTACATTAGAGCAAGGACAAGCTCTTGTGATTGGCTTTGCAGCAGAGTTTCCGATGTCAATTAATGTAAGAAAATACGATGAAACTTTTATTAAAGAAATTAAAGCAACGTATGTTACCAAAGAAAAAAAAGCCGTTGATGATATTTATTAA
- a CDS encoding bifunctional 5,10-methylenetetrahydrofolate dehydrogenase/5,10-methenyltetrahydrofolate cyclohydrolase, protein MIINGKEIAKKIMLELKNETESLKQRLITPSLAVIQVGEEKASESYAKNIIKEGENIGIYVEYHKFKKEISEGELLFNIKNLNMRKDIHGILVEFPLPEGIDNKKVLETIQPEKDIDGFNPVNLGRLLEGTTFFAPATAQAVIAAIKSIATIEGKHAVVVGRSNIVGKPTAILLLQENATVTICHSRTKNLSQITQMADILVVSVGKPKMIDRNYVKRGAIVIDVGINKINDKIVGDVDFDSVVDVASYITPVPGGIGTLTTLMLFKNTIKACKIQNKIP, encoded by the coding sequence ATGATTATTAACGGAAAAGAGATTGCAAAAAAAATTATGCTTGAATTAAAAAATGAAACAGAAAGCCTTAAGCAAAGATTAATTACACCTTCACTTGCAGTAATTCAAGTTGGAGAAGAAAAGGCCTCGGAAAGTTATGCAAAAAACATCATCAAAGAAGGCGAAAACATTGGTATATATGTAGAATACCACAAATTCAAAAAAGAGATTTCAGAGGGAGAACTCTTATTTAACATAAAAAACCTGAATATGAGAAAAGACATACATGGGATACTTGTTGAATTTCCTCTTCCTGAAGGAATAGACAATAAAAAGGTGTTAGAAACAATACAACCAGAAAAAGATATTGACGGTTTTAACCCGGTTAATTTGGGAAGATTGTTAGAAGGAACTACTTTTTTTGCCCCTGCAACTGCACAGGCAGTTATTGCAGCAATCAAATCTATTGCAACAATTGAAGGGAAACACGCAGTAGTAGTTGGAAGAAGTAATATCGTTGGCAAACCTACGGCAATACTTCTTTTACAAGAAAATGCAACTGTAACAATATGCCATTCTCGCACTAAAAATCTTTCTCAAATTACTCAAATGGCTGACATCCTTGTTGTTTCAGTTGGCAAGCCAAAAATGATAGACAGAAATTATGTTAAAAGAGGAGCAATTGTTATCGATGTAGGTATTAATAAAATAAACGATAAAATTGTTGGTGATGTAGACTTTGATAGTGTGGTAGATGTTGCATCTTACATTACGCCTGTTCCAGGTGGGATTGGAACACTCACAACACTCATGTTATTTAAGAACACAATAAAAGCCTGTAAAATACAAAATAAAATTCCATAG
- a CDS encoding adenosylhomocysteinase gives MNEGEKKLEWAYSHMKILQHINEDFTKRKPFKGINIALSIHLEAKTANLAIVLKNAGANIYVSGSNPLTTQNDVVEALKKFGITVFAWYNETDEEHLENINKTLDVKPHIVIDDGGDLVNLLHTKRKELLKNVIGACEETTTGITRDKALENAKLLKFPVVAVNNGKCKHLFDNRYGTGQSTWDGIMRTTNMNIAGKNVVVAGFGWVGKGVAMRARGLGAKVIITEVDPIKAIEAYMDGYEVMEMKEAVKIGDIFVTTTGNTNVIDSRHFEYLKDGAILSNAGHFNVEVKIDELEKIKVSKREVRKNILEYTLPNKRSIYVLGEGRLVNLACADGHPIEIMDLSFSLQALSSEYLLKNKLENKVYDVPEEIDLKVANAFLKANNIKIDKLTKKQVDYLTKPH, from the coding sequence ATGAATGAGGGAGAAAAAAAATTAGAATGGGCATATTCCCATATGAAAATCCTTCAACATATTAACGAAGATTTTACAAAGCGTAAGCCTTTTAAAGGCATTAACATTGCGCTTTCAATTCACCTTGAGGCAAAAACAGCAAATCTTGCAATTGTGCTAAAAAACGCCGGTGCAAATATATATGTTTCAGGTTCAAATCCTCTTACCACCCAAAACGACGTTGTTGAAGCACTTAAAAAATTTGGTATCACTGTGTTTGCTTGGTACAATGAGACAGATGAAGAACATTTAGAAAATATCAATAAAACACTTGATGTAAAACCGCACATAGTAATTGACGACGGAGGAGACCTTGTTAATCTTTTACATACAAAAAGAAAAGAACTTCTAAAAAATGTAATTGGAGCTTGCGAAGAGACTACCACTGGCATAACAAGAGATAAAGCCTTAGAGAATGCAAAACTCCTTAAATTTCCAGTGGTAGCAGTAAACAACGGTAAATGTAAACATCTTTTTGACAATAGATATGGCACGGGACAATCCACATGGGATGGAATAATGAGAACAACAAATATGAATATAGCAGGTAAAAATGTGGTTGTTGCAGGTTTTGGTTGGGTTGGTAAAGGTGTTGCTATGCGGGCAAGAGGATTGGGAGCAAAGGTAATAATTACTGAGGTTGACCCTATCAAGGCAATAGAAGCGTATATGGATGGTTACGAAGTTATGGAAATGAAAGAGGCAGTTAAGATAGGTGACATTTTCGTTACAACAACAGGCAACACGAATGTTATTGATTCAAGACATTTTGAATACTTAAAAGATGGTGCAATTCTCTCAAATGCTGGTCATTTCAATGTTGAAGTTAAAATCGACGAACTTGAAAAGATAAAAGTATCAAAAAGAGAGGTAAGAAAAAATATCCTTGAGTACACTCTCCCAAACAAAAGAAGTATCTATGTTCTTGGGGAAGGCAGACTTGTAAATCTTGCCTGCGCCGATGGTCATCCAATTGAAATTATGGATCTGTCTTTCTCACTTCAGGCGTTATCTTCTGAATACTTACTTAAAAACAAGTTAGAAAATAAAGTATACGATGTGCCCGAGGAAATTGACCTCAAAGTTGCAAATGCTTTTCTTAAGGCAAATAATATCAAAATTGACAAATTAACAAAGAAACAGGTTGATTACCTTACAAAACCGCACTAA
- a CDS encoding metallophosphoesterase gives MKLTIFVIFALLIYGVFIERNQLAITRLNFSKENSIKFVQISDLHFTREGKREKKILKIISNEHPDLVFITGDVVNFRKKFEAKKFFKKISALGIKTYFVLGNWDYKVKDVVSLKKEIESAGIKVLENETAEFTKNGLKINIIGLGDPFTNHDRFEEAVNSINNKNFSILLSHTPDIFYKAKEKGIDLILSGHLHGGQVCLPFCKFAIYTPSKYGTKFLRGIFKEGNTIMYVNRGIGESHFPIRIFSKPEILIGTI, from the coding sequence ATGAAATTAACAATTTTTGTAATTTTTGCTCTACTCATTTATGGCGTGTTTATAGAGAGAAATCAATTAGCAATAACAAGGTTGAATTTTAGCAAAGAAAATTCAATTAAATTTGTTCAGATTTCAGACTTACATTTCACAAGAGAAGGTAAAAGGGAGAAAAAAATTCTTAAAATTATTTCAAATGAACACCCAGATCTTGTATTCATTACCGGCGATGTGGTAAATTTCCGAAAAAAATTTGAGGCAAAAAAGTTTTTTAAAAAAATCTCGGCCTTAGGTATAAAAACATACTTCGTTTTAGGCAATTGGGATTACAAAGTAAAAGATGTAGTTTCTCTCAAAAAGGAAATTGAAAGTGCTGGTATCAAAGTCTTGGAAAATGAAACAGCTGAATTTACAAAAAATGGCTTAAAGATAAATATCATCGGGTTAGGAGACCCTTTTACAAACCACGACAGATTTGAAGAAGCAGTAAACTCTATTAACAACAAAAATTTTTCAATTCTTTTGAGTCATACACCAGACATATTCTACAAAGCAAAAGAAAAAGGAATAGACCTAATTCTTTCTGGGCATCTTCACGGAGGACAAGTATGTTTGCCTTTTTGCAAATTTGCTATCTACACCCCTTCTAAGTATGGAACAAAGTTTTTAAGAGGGATCTTTAAAGAAGGCAACACAATAATGTATGTTAATAGAGGTATAGGAGAAAGCCATTTTCCTATTAGAATATTTTCGAAACCCGAAATCTTAATAGGAACCATATAA
- the galU gene encoding UTP--glucose-1-phosphate uridylyltransferase GalU gives MKEIKKVVIPVGGFGTRLLPITKSQPKEMLPIVDKPAVQYVVEEALNSGIKNVLLVTGRGKRAIEDYFDYAVELERELEEKGKTDLLELIRGTSEIARIFYVRQKLARGLGDAIYYANGFINDEYFGVLLPDDIIDAPVPCLKQMIEIHQKYQSNVIAVMKVPFSEVKAYGIINGKKIGDSIYDIVDLIEKPNEMEAPSNLAIVGRYILNSTIFEAIEKTEPGKNGEIQLTDAIKKLLYKERFIAYEFNGVRYDVGEKSGLIKANIAFALKRDDLKEEIRKYLEDLFRIN, from the coding sequence ATGAAAGAAATAAAAAAAGTTGTTATCCCTGTAGGTGGCTTTGGCACGAGATTGCTTCCGATAACAAAATCTCAACCCAAGGAAATGCTTCCAATCGTTGATAAACCAGCCGTTCAATATGTAGTAGAAGAAGCTTTAAATTCTGGTATTAAGAATGTTTTACTTGTAACAGGACGAGGAAAAAGGGCAATTGAAGATTACTTTGATTATGCAGTTGAACTTGAACGTGAACTTGAGGAAAAAGGTAAAACTGATCTTCTTGAATTAATAAGAGGCACAAGTGAAATTGCAAGAATTTTTTATGTAAGACAAAAGTTAGCAAGAGGCTTAGGAGATGCAATTTACTATGCAAACGGGTTTATTAACGATGAATATTTTGGTGTTCTTCTCCCTGATGATATAATTGATGCTCCCGTCCCCTGTCTTAAACAGATGATTGAAATTCATCAAAAATACCAAAGTAATGTAATTGCAGTAATGAAAGTGCCATTCTCTGAAGTTAAAGCGTATGGAATAATTAATGGCAAAAAAATAGGCGATAGCATCTACGATATTGTAGATCTTATTGAAAAACCTAATGAAATGGAAGCACCGTCTAATCTTGCAATTGTTGGAAGATATATCCTCAATTCAACAATTTTTGAAGCAATAGAAAAGACAGAGCCAGGCAAAAACGGAGAGATACAGTTAACCGATGCAATTAAAAAATTACTCTACAAGGAGCGCTTTATTGCATACGAATTCAATGGAGTAAGATACGATGTAGGAGAAAAATCTGGCTTAATAAAAGCAAATATTGCGTTTGCCTTAAAAAGGGATGATCTAAAGGAAGAAATTAGAAAATATCTGGAGGATTTATTTAGAATTAACTAA
- the mtaB gene encoding tRNA (N(6)-L-threonylcarbamoyladenosine(37)-C(2))-methylthiotransferase MtaB, giving the protein MIFSIFTLGCKTNQYESELMRESLLEKGYVETNFKEFANVYIINSCVVTEKAERETRKAVNEALAKNPNALVVLTGCFTNLHKEYKDKRVVLYRGARKKISSFIETGVEEAVDFERIENFFERARAFVKIEEGCDNFCTYCIVPVVRGYKIRSKDEKNIVDEVRGLVDRGYKEVVLTGTEIGKYGKDTGTSLAKLVNKLKRIEGLSRLRISSIHPKYVTDELISEFIEPYVLQPHLHISLQSGDNEVLKQMNRGYTREDYLRIVEKLRNIDPDFSISTDVIVGFPFETETAFFNTLTLIKRVQFSKVHVFRYSKRPFTPAFYFKENILESVKSTRSKRVIEFANEISIDYKKRFVNKVVPVLVEEVKDSFYWGFSPHYIKVSFPQEAKLNKIALVKIEAVFEDHIEGSLVNSK; this is encoded by the coding sequence ATGATATTCTCAATTTTTACCTTAGGTTGCAAAACAAATCAATATGAATCAGAACTAATGCGTGAGTCTTTGTTAGAAAAAGGCTATGTTGAAACCAATTTTAAAGAATTTGCGAATGTCTATATTATCAATTCTTGTGTTGTAACTGAGAAGGCAGAAAGAGAAACAAGGAAGGCTGTTAACGAAGCTTTAGCAAAAAATCCCAATGCGCTTGTAGTTTTAACTGGTTGTTTTACAAATTTGCATAAGGAGTATAAAGATAAAAGAGTGGTATTATACAGAGGTGCAAGAAAAAAAATTTCTTCCTTTATAGAAACAGGGGTAGAGGAAGCAGTAGATTTTGAAAGAATAGAAAACTTTTTTGAAAGGGCAAGAGCCTTTGTGAAAATTGAAGAAGGTTGTGATAATTTCTGCACTTACTGTATTGTGCCTGTAGTGAGAGGTTATAAGATAAGAAGCAAGGATGAAAAAAATATTGTCGATGAAGTAAGAGGCCTTGTTGATCGGGGCTATAAAGAGGTTGTTTTGACAGGGACAGAAATTGGAAAATATGGGAAAGATACAGGCACAAGCCTTGCAAAACTTGTAAATAAACTTAAGAGAATTGAAGGATTGAGTCGCTTAAGGATCTCTTCAATACATCCAAAATATGTTACAGATGAGCTTATAAGCGAGTTTATTGAACCCTATGTTTTACAACCACATTTACACATCTCGCTTCAATCTGGCGATAATGAAGTCTTAAAGCAAATGAATAGGGGCTATACAAGAGAAGATTACCTAAGAATAGTTGAAAAGTTAAGAAATATCGACCCTGATTTTTCTATCTCAACCGATGTGATCGTTGGTTTTCCTTTTGAAACTGAAACTGCATTTTTTAATACCTTAACTTTGATTAAAAGAGTCCAATTTTCAAAAGTCCATGTATTTAGATATTCTAAAAGGCCATTTACACCTGCTTTTTACTTCAAGGAAAATATTTTAGAATCTGTAAAATCAACAAGAAGCAAGAGGGTTATAGAGTTTGCAAATGAAATTTCCATTGATTACAAAAAAAGATTCGTTAATAAAGTTGTTCCTGTTTTGGTTGAAGAAGTAAAAGACAGTTTCTACTGGGGTTTTTCGCCACACTACATAAAAGTCTCATTTCCTCAAGAAGCGAAATTAAACAAAATTGCCCTTGTTAAAATTGAAGCAGTTTTTGAAGATCATATAGAGGGCTCTTTAGTTAATTCTAAATAA
- the hrcA gene encoding heat-inducible transcriptional repressor HrcA yields the protein MELDKKRLEVLKEVVKEYIETGEPVSSEKVAKGVSFPISSATVRNYMAELSDLGYLTQQHISSGRIPTSKGFRFYVEEALKERKHIKPSNIEIPEIDTFSNLREMLAQISDLISNYTNEISLVVSPCIEEDKLRYIHFFIASEFLYTVIVSTIQTTEAIPLLKSNLTMEQVIYLENFLNEKLKNLAILEASKIIVEKNFFSDELNRDLVVVVFKFYGKLKEEQYKRKTQEIFIRGISNLLTTQIEIAEERLKFLFNMLERKETINKVLVELEQGEKLQIIIGDENKIPELWDYSLITVKYTIKELEGTLGLLGPIRMNYVRGILVLEEIANKLEKMAEKLLG from the coding sequence ATGGAACTTGATAAAAAGAGATTGGAAGTTTTAAAAGAAGTTGTCAAAGAATATATTGAGACAGGGGAGCCTGTTTCTTCCGAAAAGGTTGCAAAAGGGGTAAGTTTTCCTATTTCTTCCGCAACGGTGAGAAACTACATGGCAGAATTATCAGATTTGGGATATCTTACCCAACAGCATATTTCTTCTGGGAGAATCCCCACAAGTAAAGGTTTTAGATTCTACGTTGAGGAAGCCCTAAAAGAGAGGAAACATATTAAACCCTCTAATATTGAGATCCCCGAGATAGATACTTTTAGTAATTTAAGAGAAATGCTTGCACAAATTTCTGATCTTATTTCAAATTATACAAACGAAATTTCTCTTGTTGTTTCACCCTGTATTGAAGAAGATAAATTAAGATATATACATTTTTTCATAGCTTCTGAGTTTTTATACACAGTTATTGTTTCAACAATTCAAACAACCGAAGCAATTCCTCTTTTAAAAAGCAATCTTACAATGGAGCAGGTTATCTATTTGGAGAATTTTCTAAACGAAAAGTTAAAAAATTTAGCTATTTTGGAAGCTTCTAAAATAATTGTTGAGAAAAACTTTTTTAGTGATGAGTTAAATAGAGATTTAGTAGTAGTTGTATTCAAGTTTTATGGGAAATTAAAGGAAGAACAATATAAGAGAAAAACACAGGAAATTTTTATTAGGGGCATCTCAAATTTATTGACAACCCAAATTGAAATTGCAGAAGAGCGTTTGAAATTCCTATTTAATATGCTTGAAAGAAAAGAAACCATCAACAAAGTCCTTGTTGAGTTAGAGCAAGGCGAAAAGTTGCAGATTATCATTGGTGATGAAAATAAAATCCCAGAATTATGGGATTACAGTTTAATTACCGTTAAATACACCATAAAAGAACTTGAAGGCACTCTTGGACTTCTTGGTCCAATTCGTATGAATTATGTAAGGGGTATTTTGGTCCTTGAAGAAATTGCAAATAAATTAGAAAAGATGGCGGAAAAGCTATTAGGATGA